The window AGATCCAACGGTGGCCCCGGCCCCTGATATTGAGACATTCCCCCAGGTGCAGCAGCGTGCTGTCGCCGCAGTGGAGCGCTGGCGCCAGCGCTCCGAGGCGGGTGCCTGGCCGCTCTTTGTGGCTCACGCCGATGTGATCAAGCTGCTCCTGGCGCACTACAGTGGCTTGCCGCCTGTGCGGGCACCCCTGCTGGGGATCGATAATGCCTCAGTGAGTATCGTCGAACTGGAGGGAGAGTTGCCTCCTCGTCTGGTTGCTGTTGGCTGGACTCCCCGCCCGGGCTGGTTGCGCCCTCCGGGAGCGCATGCTTCTGCCCCCTCTCCTGCTGCCTCGCCAGTGGCGGCCTCGCCGGGCGCTGGCGAGCAGCCTGGGGAAAAGGGTACAATAGAAGGAGAGGCTTAGTGCGCTGCCTGGCTATTGTGTATGCTGAGAGAGTGCTGGAAGGAAAGAAGCAGCATGTTTGATCCGCGAGATCCTTACGAGCGTTACTGGTGGCATTATGAGTCACGCCGCCCGCTCTCGATTGCGCAGATCATCGCCCTGGGCTCGACTGATGCGGAGACGGTAGCCTTGATCTGGCTCATGCTGGAGCACGGCGCCTCGCTCACTGTGGCTGGGCCGACTGATCCTCAGCCCGGTGTTGGCAAAACCACTACCCTGAATGCTCTGCTCCAGTTTCTTCCTGAAGGAACGGCCCTGGCCTATATGTCCGGCATGTACGAGGATTTCTCTTTCACTCGCTTGCCGGATGTCGATCCCACTCGCACCTATGCTCTCTGCAATGA is drawn from Thermogemmatispora onikobensis and contains these coding sequences:
- a CDS encoding histidine phosphatase family protein, which codes for MENKQTLLFVRHGQTSWNVEHRLPGRLPGIPLTDQGRQQVARLADALSVLPISAIISSPLERARDTAEILAQAWGLEVWLEPDLMDTDVGHWAGERYDELFKKDPAWKAFVQDPTVAPAPDIETFPQVQQRAVAAVERWRQRSEAGAWPLFVAHADVIKLLLAHYSGLPPVRAPLLGIDNASVSIVELEGELPPRLVAVGWTPRPGWLRPPGAHASAPSPAASPVAASPGAGEQPGEKGTIEGEA